One genomic segment of Mycolicibacterium chubuense NBB4 includes these proteins:
- a CDS encoding NUDIX hydrolase, translating into MTIPYDDGLRARVQEHLAGHDRRTVSDPTKRHAAVAVVLVDSVVGEDRVDPAPVDDWIAGRPMPEDLDGRMVNVSGGAAFLLCRRASRLSTHSAQWALPGGRLDPGETAVDAALRELDEEVGVDLPESAVLGLLDDYPTRSGYVITPVVVWGGGRLDPRPAPEEVVAVYRVGLHQLQRDDSPRFISIPESPRPVVQLPLGHDLIHAPTGAVLLQLRWLGLEGRHDAVDGLEQPVFAWR; encoded by the coding sequence GTGACGATCCCGTACGACGACGGCCTGCGGGCCCGCGTCCAGGAGCACCTGGCCGGTCACGACCGCCGCACGGTGAGTGATCCGACGAAGCGCCACGCGGCCGTCGCCGTCGTGCTCGTCGACTCCGTGGTGGGCGAGGACCGGGTGGACCCGGCGCCCGTCGACGACTGGATCGCGGGACGCCCGATGCCCGAGGATCTCGACGGCCGCATGGTCAACGTCTCCGGCGGTGCCGCGTTCCTGTTGTGCCGCAGGGCGTCTCGGCTGTCCACTCACTCGGCGCAGTGGGCCTTGCCCGGAGGGCGGCTGGATCCCGGCGAGACGGCCGTCGACGCCGCGCTGCGCGAACTCGACGAAGAGGTGGGCGTCGACCTTCCGGAGTCGGCCGTGCTGGGCCTGCTCGACGACTATCCGACCCGATCGGGCTACGTCATCACACCGGTGGTGGTCTGGGGAGGGGGACGGTTGGACCCCCGGCCCGCACCCGAGGAGGTGGTGGCGGTGTACCGCGTGGGGCTGCACCAACTCCAGCGCGACGACTCGCCCCGGTTCATCTCCATCCCGGAGAGTCCGCGCCCGGTCGTGCAGCTCCCGCTCGGACACGACCTCATCCACGCCCCGACCGGGGCGGTGCTGCTGCAGCTGAGGTGGCTGGGTCTGGAGGGGCGCCACGACGCCGTGGACGGACTCGAGCAACCGGTGTTCGCCTGGCGCTGA
- a CDS encoding KasA/KasB family beta-ketoacyl-ACP synthase has protein sequence MATSGAVQRPAVVVTAVASTTALATDAEGTWSALRAGESGIESLGDYLGDRFDLPAHIGGRVKEDFDAQLSRVEIRRLSYMQKMALVLSRRLWDAAGAPEVDTRRLLVSVSHAFGSTLDLWTGYEEFKARGLRAISPLAVQMHMPNAPAAAVGLERKAKAGVIAPTTADASGASAIAEAWRLIALGEADVAICGGVESRIEPLPIVAFNNMGLLSTNDADPEGACRPFDRDRDGMVFGEGGALLLVESEEHATARGATILARLMGVATNADAHDLIEPDPSGEMAASAITRALDLAGLTPPDVDHINAHAAGTIIGDAAEACAIRKAFGTHQPAVTAPKAALGHTMGASGAVEAVVTVQTVRDGVVPPTLNLRHLDPEIDLDVVTGEARRGDYRYAVSNTMGFGGHNVALVIGKY, from the coding sequence GTGGCGACATCGGGGGCTGTTCAGCGGCCGGCGGTCGTGGTGACCGCGGTGGCTTCCACCACTGCGTTGGCGACCGACGCCGAAGGGACGTGGTCGGCGCTGCGCGCGGGTGAGAGCGGGATCGAGTCGCTCGGCGACTACCTGGGCGACCGGTTCGACCTGCCGGCGCACATCGGCGGGCGGGTCAAGGAGGACTTCGACGCCCAGTTGAGCCGTGTCGAGATCCGCCGGTTGTCCTACATGCAGAAAATGGCCCTGGTGCTCAGCCGGCGGCTGTGGGACGCCGCGGGCGCCCCCGAGGTCGACACCAGGCGTCTGCTCGTGTCGGTCAGCCACGCCTTCGGCAGCACCCTCGACCTGTGGACGGGGTATGAGGAGTTCAAGGCCCGGGGTCTGCGCGCGATATCGCCGCTCGCGGTGCAGATGCACATGCCCAACGCGCCCGCCGCCGCGGTCGGCCTGGAACGGAAGGCGAAGGCCGGCGTCATCGCACCGACCACCGCCGACGCGTCCGGCGCCTCGGCGATCGCCGAGGCGTGGCGGCTGATCGCTCTCGGGGAGGCCGACGTCGCGATCTGTGGCGGGGTGGAATCGAGGATCGAACCGCTGCCCATCGTCGCGTTCAACAACATGGGCCTGCTGTCGACCAACGACGCCGACCCGGAGGGAGCCTGTCGGCCCTTCGACAGGGATCGCGACGGCATGGTGTTCGGGGAGGGCGGCGCGCTGCTGCTGGTGGAGTCCGAGGAGCACGCCACGGCGCGGGGCGCCACGATCCTCGCGCGGTTGATGGGCGTGGCCACCAACGCCGATGCGCACGATCTGATCGAGCCCGACCCGAGCGGCGAGATGGCGGCCTCCGCGATCACCCGCGCGCTCGACCTCGCCGGCCTGACGCCGCCGGACGTCGACCACATCAACGCCCACGCGGCGGGGACGATCATCGGCGATGCCGCAGAAGCGTGCGCCATCCGCAAGGCGTTCGGCACGCACCAGCCCGCCGTCACCGCACCCAAGGCCGCCCTCGGCCACACGATGGGCGCCTCCGGCGCCGTCGAGGCCGTGGTCACCGTGCAGACGGTCCGGGACGGTGTCGTGCCGCCGACGCTGAACCTGCGCCACCTCGATCCCGAGATCGACCTCGACGTCGTGACCGGTGAGGCCCGCCGCGGCGACTACCGCTACGCGGTGTCGAACACCATGGGTTTCGGCGGGCACAACGTCGCGCTGGTCATCGGCAAATACTGA